One Patescibacteria group bacterium DNA window includes the following coding sequences:
- a CDS encoding polysaccharide biosynthesis protein, producing MKLGHNLLAGLANSIWSALVGLAVVPFYLKYLGIEAYGLIGFFVTTQAVLSLLDMGMAPTINREVARCSAAGSLQESGK from the coding sequence GTGAAGCTAGGTCACAATCTGCTGGCAGGGTTGGCTAATTCGATTTGGTCTGCGCTGGTCGGGTTGGCGGTTGTTCCGTTTTACCTTAAATATCTTGGAATAGAAGCCTACGGTTTGATTGGTTTTTTCGTGACCACGCAAGCCGTGTTAAGTCTTCTCGATATGGGAATGGCTCCGACCATTAATCGTGAGGTTGCGCGCTGTTCGGCAGCAGGGAGTTTGCAGGAATCAGGGAAG